A portion of the Adhaeribacter radiodurans genome contains these proteins:
- a CDS encoding FAD-dependent oxidoreductase: MMTDDNSNNGVTIMGAGLVGSLLSLYLAKHNYKVDIYERRNDLRQNYREYGRSINLALSDRGWKALEGVGIADEIRKVAIPMYGRMMHDLQGQLSYQPYGKDNQAIYSVSRGGLNVTLMDLVDQNPNINLHFNQQCLQADLVAGELEMLDTQNQEKHTIKTQRLFGADGAYSMVRYALQKTERYEYSQSYLEYGYKELRIAPGPNGEWALEKNALHIWPRGSYMMIALPNLDGSFTGTLFFPYEGDVSFNSLQTEADLKDFFGKIFPDALPLMPDLVADFFENPTGSLVTIKCFPWSLGDKAVLLGDAAHAIVPFYGQGMNAGFEDCTVLNQLIDEHPDDWQTIFRMFQELRKPNTDAMAELAVQNFIEMRDLVANPRFLLRKKIEGKINAQFPDKWLPLYTMVTYTHLPYSVALETGQHQDKIMKKLMKHIKQESDYDKPEVQQLVQKLLA, translated from the coding sequence ATGATGACAGACGATAATAGTAATAATGGAGTAACTATTATGGGAGCCGGCCTCGTCGGCTCTCTTTTGTCATTGTATCTGGCTAAACATAATTATAAAGTAGATATTTACGAACGGCGCAACGACCTGCGGCAAAATTACAGGGAATACGGCCGTTCTATTAATCTGGCTTTAAGCGACCGCGGTTGGAAAGCTTTAGAAGGCGTAGGGATTGCCGACGAAATCCGGAAAGTAGCTATTCCAATGTATGGCCGCATGATGCACGATTTACAGGGGCAGCTTTCTTATCAGCCTTACGGAAAAGACAACCAGGCCATTTATTCTGTGTCGCGAGGTGGCTTAAATGTAACCCTGATGGATTTAGTAGATCAGAACCCTAACATTAATCTGCATTTTAACCAGCAATGTCTGCAAGCAGATTTAGTTGCCGGTGAACTGGAAATGCTGGATACCCAAAACCAAGAAAAGCATACAATCAAAACCCAACGTTTGTTCGGCGCCGACGGAGCTTACTCCATGGTACGTTATGCGTTGCAAAAAACAGAACGCTACGAATATTCGCAAAGCTACCTCGAGTACGGCTACAAAGAGCTGCGCATTGCACCCGGTCCAAATGGCGAATGGGCTTTAGAAAAAAACGCTTTACACATCTGGCCGCGGGGTTCTTACATGATGATTGCCCTGCCTAATTTAGATGGCTCTTTTACGGGTACTTTGTTTTTTCCTTACGAAGGCGATGTATCCTTTAACAGCTTGCAAACAGAGGCAGATTTAAAAGATTTTTTCGGTAAGATTTTCCCGGATGCTTTACCGCTCATGCCCGATTTAGTTGCTGATTTTTTTGAAAACCCGACAGGTTCGCTGGTAACAATTAAATGTTTTCCGTGGTCGCTGGGAGACAAAGCAGTGCTACTGGGGGATGCCGCCCACGCTATAGTGCCTTTTTATGGGCAAGGCATGAACGCCGGCTTCGAAGATTGCACAGTTTTAAATCAATTGATAGACGAACACCCTGACGACTGGCAAACTATATTCCGGATGTTTCAGGAACTACGCAAGCCCAATACCGATGCTATGGCTGAGTTAGCGGTTCAGAATTTTATCGAAATGCGCGATTTAGTGGCCAATCCTCGTTTTCTGCTGCGGAAGAAAATAGAAGGAAAAATAAACGCCCAATTTCCCGATAAATGGTTACCGCTTTACACCATGGTTACCTACACGCATCTACCGTATTCGGTGGCACTCGAAACCGGCCAGCATCAAGATAAAATCATGAAAAAGCTCATGAAACACATTAAGCAGGAAAGCGACTACGACAAACCGGAAGTACAGCAACTAGTGCAAAAATTGTTAGCGTAA
- a CDS encoding family 1 glycosylhydrolase, producing the protein MNQFMFATGIENSYPNIILPDGKVKRVDEMEKSFHYDYWEEDFRLVKETGIDYLRYGPPLFSTHVGPGQYHWDFTDVTFRKMEEMGIIPLVDLCHFGVPDWLGNFQNPDFPHYFAEYARAFAERFPNLQYYTPVNEIFIAATFSAQYGWWNECLSSDKAFVTALKNICKANVMAMHEILKVRPDAVFIQSESSEYFHAEDPSCTSLANFLNQKRFLSLDLTYGYPIRAVMYEYLLDNGMTREEYHWFLQNQVKAHCIMGNDYYFTNEHMVHPNGSTSASGEIFGYYVITTQYYRRYRLPVMHTETNMIEPNSVNWLRKEWANAKRLRRDGIPLMGFTWYSLIDQVDWDSALRFDDGRVNALGLYDMNRQIRPVGEAYKELIKQWKGVMEEEKFGLHFNYY; encoded by the coding sequence ATGAATCAATTCATGTTTGCTACCGGGATAGAGAACTCCTATCCGAATATTATTTTACCAGATGGCAAAGTAAAACGTGTGGACGAAATGGAAAAATCTTTCCATTATGATTATTGGGAAGAAGATTTCAGACTAGTTAAAGAAACGGGTATTGATTACCTGCGCTACGGGCCGCCATTGTTCTCCACGCACGTAGGCCCCGGGCAATATCATTGGGATTTTACTGACGTTACCTTCCGCAAAATGGAGGAAATGGGTATTATTCCTTTGGTAGATTTGTGCCACTTTGGGGTGCCCGATTGGTTAGGTAATTTTCAAAATCCGGATTTCCCGCATTATTTTGCTGAGTACGCGCGGGCCTTTGCTGAGCGATTTCCAAATTTGCAGTATTATACACCCGTTAACGAAATATTTATTGCTGCTACTTTTTCGGCCCAGTACGGCTGGTGGAACGAATGTTTGAGCAGCGATAAAGCTTTTGTAACTGCCCTTAAAAACATCTGCAAAGCCAACGTTATGGCCATGCATGAAATTCTGAAAGTACGCCCCGATGCGGTGTTTATTCAAAGCGAATCGTCGGAGTATTTTCACGCCGAAGACCCGAGTTGTACGTCACTTGCTAATTTCTTAAATCAGAAGCGGTTTTTGTCGCTGGATTTAACGTACGGTTATCCAATCCGGGCGGTGATGTACGAATACTTGCTTGATAACGGCATGACCCGCGAGGAATACCATTGGTTTTTGCAGAATCAGGTAAAAGCCCACTGTATTATGGGTAACGATTATTATTTTACCAACGAGCACATGGTACACCCTAACGGCAGCACCAGTGCCTCCGGCGAAATTTTTGGTTATTACGTTATCACAACCCAGTATTACCGACGGTACCGGCTACCGGTAATGCACACCGAGACTAACATGATTGAGCCCAATTCGGTAAACTGGCTGCGGAAAGAATGGGCCAACGCCAAGCGCTTGCGCCGCGATGGTATTCCGTTAATGGGCTTTACCTGGTACAGTCTCATCGACCAGGTAGACTGGGATTCGGCGTTGCGCTTTGATGATGGCCGGGTAAATGCACTGGGGTTATACGACATGAACCGTCAAATTCGCCCGGTAGGAGAAGCCTACAAAGAGCTTATCAAGCAATGGAAAGGTGTAATGGAAGAAGAAAAATTCGGCTTACACTTTAATTATTATTAG
- the kynU gene encoding kynureninase → MTYENSLTFARTCDQNDTLHSFRDRFYIPQVNGKDSIYLCGNSLGLQPKTVRAALEQELLDWQNLGVEGHFHGKNPWFKYHELFSEKESRIVGAQPGEVVVMNNLTTNLHLMLVSFYQPTPQRYRIITESGAFPSDQYALETQVKFHGYSPEDVIIELKPRAGECNLRTSDIEAVIADNAGSLALVLLGGINYYTGQVFDLAAITKAGHTVGALVGFDLAHAAGNVILQLHDWDVDFAVWCTYKYLNSGPGGVGAAFVHEKHASNPDLPRFAGWWGHSQEERFQMKKGFIPMIGAAGWQLSNGAILTMAAHKAALDIFDEAGMPALRRKSEQLTSYLEFLIQELRIPENILQIITPSESAARGCQLSLLIHQNGRALFEKLTAAGVILDWREPNVIRVAPVPLYNTFEDVYCFAKIFRKSWAELNR, encoded by the coding sequence ATGACGTACGAGAATTCTTTGACTTTTGCCCGGACTTGCGACCAAAACGACACCCTACATTCTTTTCGCGATCGGTTTTATATTCCGCAGGTAAACGGCAAAGATTCAATTTATTTGTGCGGAAACTCTTTAGGCTTACAACCAAAAACGGTGCGGGCAGCTCTGGAACAGGAATTGCTCGATTGGCAAAATTTAGGCGTTGAAGGACATTTTCACGGCAAAAACCCCTGGTTTAAATACCACGAATTATTCAGTGAAAAAGAATCCCGCATTGTGGGGGCGCAACCCGGCGAAGTTGTAGTAATGAACAACCTCACAACTAACCTGCATTTGATGCTCGTATCTTTTTACCAGCCAACTCCCCAACGTTACCGCATTATTACAGAATCCGGCGCCTTTCCATCGGATCAATATGCCTTGGAAACCCAGGTTAAATTTCACGGTTATTCCCCGGAAGATGTAATTATTGAATTAAAGCCGCGAGCGGGCGAGTGCAATTTGCGCACCTCTGACATAGAAGCTGTTATTGCAGACAATGCCGGTTCATTAGCGCTGGTATTATTAGGCGGAATTAACTATTACACTGGTCAGGTGTTTGACTTAGCAGCCATCACCAAAGCCGGTCACACGGTCGGGGCTTTGGTAGGCTTTGATTTAGCGCATGCCGCCGGTAATGTAATACTACAATTGCACGACTGGGACGTTGATTTTGCGGTATGGTGCACGTATAAATATTTAAATTCAGGGCCAGGTGGCGTAGGAGCCGCTTTCGTCCACGAAAAGCACGCTAGTAATCCGGACTTGCCACGTTTTGCCGGCTGGTGGGGCCACAGTCAGGAAGAGCGTTTTCAGATGAAGAAAGGTTTTATACCCATGATTGGTGCAGCCGGTTGGCAACTTAGTAATGGCGCCATTTTAACGATGGCAGCCCATAAGGCAGCTCTAGATATTTTCGATGAGGCCGGTATGCCAGCTTTACGCCGCAAAAGCGAACAACTTACCAGTTATTTAGAATTTTTAATACAGGAGTTACGTATTCCGGAAAACATCCTGCAAATTATTACTCCATCCGAGTCAGCAGCACGGGGATGCCAGTTATCCTTATTAATTCATCAAAACGGGCGAGCACTGTTCGAGAAATTAACAGCTGCCGGCGTAATCCTGGATTGGCGCGAACCTAACGTTATCCGGGTAGCCCCGGTACCGCTGTATAACACTTTCGAAGATGTTTATTGCTTTGCCAAAATATTCCGAAAAAGTTGGGCAGAGTTGAATAGGTAA
- a CDS encoding glycoside hydrolase family 25 protein, producing the protein MANKYSIRERSTTRKPIKKRRPFYWLGLLVLLAIAFVVFKYPPAGLLKYWRIKSVERLAKEEEKYYYGLPGEPVNWPTGQVLRGVDVSRYQTHVKWPEVKRNQISFVFIKATEGFYGRDRLFPKHWNRTGQAGLIRGAYHFYRANQPAWLQALNFITMVEMVPGDLPPVLDVEQIGYATDEELRERISTWLHWVEWRYSVKPIIYTNYNFYKDYLEGFFEEYPFWIAHYKVDKLKLSDYSRKQVKFWQHTDRGAVPGIEGRVDCNVFYGNKTALEQLCLE; encoded by the coding sequence TTGGCAAATAAATATTCAATTCGGGAACGTTCCACTACAAGGAAACCAATTAAGAAAAGACGACCATTTTACTGGCTAGGATTACTGGTACTACTTGCTATTGCATTCGTAGTATTTAAATACCCACCAGCCGGTCTGCTAAAGTATTGGCGCATAAAATCGGTGGAACGTTTGGCCAAAGAAGAAGAAAAATATTATTACGGCTTACCCGGTGAGCCGGTAAATTGGCCAACTGGTCAGGTATTGCGGGGGGTAGATGTATCAAGATACCAAACGCACGTGAAATGGCCGGAGGTAAAGAGAAATCAAATCTCTTTCGTATTTATCAAAGCAACTGAAGGCTTTTATGGCCGCGACCGCTTATTCCCGAAACATTGGAATAGAACCGGCCAGGCGGGTTTAATTAGAGGAGCCTACCACTTTTACCGGGCCAATCAACCCGCCTGGTTGCAAGCGCTCAACTTTATAACAATGGTAGAGATGGTTCCCGGCGATTTACCCCCTGTGCTGGACGTGGAGCAAATAGGTTACGCAACCGACGAAGAACTGCGCGAACGGATAAGCACCTGGTTGCACTGGGTAGAGTGGCGCTACAGCGTTAAACCTATTATCTACACCAATTATAACTTTTACAAAGATTACTTAGAAGGCTTTTTTGAAGAATATCCGTTCTGGATTGCGCATTATAAAGTTGACAAATTAAAACTATCTGATTACAGCCGCAAACAGGTAAAATTCTGGCAACACACCGACCGTGGGGCAGTTCCCGGAATAGAAGGACGCGTTGATTGTAATGTGTTCTACGGCAACAAAACCGCACTCGAGCAGCTTTGTCTGGAGTAA
- a CDS encoding nuclease A inhibitor family protein, with protein sequence MTDIIQTLKAAISGLAAQPDEAPPFEVFYHVNPTAPENNLKITELLTWTGNNPQALVEQQELSDFIIKLSILAPFKNNLPLLTKLKSILQQTLDNIQVYTIHQVNAETYLIGQDEEGNFAGLKTTLATT encoded by the coding sequence ATGACGGATATTATTCAAACACTTAAAGCCGCTATCTCTGGTTTAGCAGCACAACCAGACGAAGCGCCACCTTTTGAAGTATTTTACCACGTAAATCCAACTGCTCCGGAGAACAATCTAAAGATAACGGAACTACTCACCTGGACAGGCAACAACCCTCAAGCCCTAGTAGAACAACAGGAACTATCTGATTTTATTATTAAACTTTCCATCTTAGCGCCATTTAAAAATAACCTGCCTCTGTTAACGAAGTTGAAAAGCATCCTTCAGCAAACACTAGACAATATTCAGGTGTATACCATTCATCAAGTAAACGCAGAAACGTACCTTATTGGGCAAGATGAAGAAGGTAACTTTGCCGGTTTAAAAACTACTCTCGCCACCACTTGA
- a CDS encoding DUF4142 domain-containing protein, whose protein sequence is MKKAQVNIWLFFMLLGSAFAVVSCDTNDLDENNQRLTETDFVVKAANSDLFEIQTGRLASIKSNLTEVRELGQYLVMEHTNSSTQLKNLAELKKITIPDSLSEDKRVHRIRLASQTGAAFDKDFVNTQIIAHDEAISLYEQASRELQDPDLKNFAAKTLDALHTHREQVVMIKSKTDAL, encoded by the coding sequence ATGAAAAAGGCACAAGTAAATATATGGTTGTTCTTTATGCTGCTAGGCTCTGCCTTTGCCGTTGTAAGCTGCGATACAAATGATTTAGATGAAAATAACCAACGCCTGACAGAAACGGACTTTGTGGTAAAAGCGGCCAATAGCGATTTATTTGAGATTCAAACCGGGCGGCTGGCCTCTATTAAGAGCAACCTAACCGAAGTACGGGAATTAGGACAATATCTGGTAATGGAGCATACAAACTCCAGCACGCAACTTAAAAATTTAGCCGAGTTAAAGAAAATTACTATACCCGATTCGTTGAGTGAAGATAAACGCGTACACCGGATCCGCCTGGCCAGTCAAACAGGTGCTGCCTTCGATAAAGATTTTGTGAACACCCAAATAATAGCCCACGACGAAGCTATAAGTTTGTACGAGCAAGCTTCCCGCGAATTGCAGGACCCTGACCTTAAAAATTTCGCTGCCAAAACTTTGGACGCACTCCATACGCATCGCGAACAAGTAGTAATGATAAAATCTAAAACCGATGCGCTTTAA
- a CDS encoding VOC family protein: MTPYLLPAATYIAQVTLRTQQLPVLTSFYEQVMGLQVIEQESNKIHLSANGQHPALLVLEQDDTAPRQNPQQPGLFHVAYLVSSRLELARWWQHFSQTGWPVQGFGDHRVSEAIYLADPDGNGIEIYADRPRSTWPIQNGQVQMTTEPVDIEGLLREIPVPDKPWSGIAAETGIGHIHLQVSNLNQARQFYHQLLGFAIMQESYPGALFVAAGGYHHHIGLNTWRSRNAASRNPAATGLASFVIKVPDASVLTELTTHMQQASFHPQLITENSIQVQDKDGITLILTA, encoded by the coding sequence ATGACTCCTTACCTGCTTCCTGCTGCAACGTACATTGCTCAGGTAACTTTGCGCACCCAACAGTTACCGGTACTTACCAGTTTTTACGAGCAGGTTATGGGGTTGCAGGTTATTGAACAAGAGTCTAATAAGATTCATTTATCAGCCAATGGTCAACATCCGGCTTTGCTGGTACTGGAACAAGACGATACGGCACCCCGTCAAAATCCGCAACAGCCAGGTTTATTTCACGTGGCTTACTTGGTATCGAGCCGCCTAGAGCTGGCTCGATGGTGGCAGCATTTTTCGCAAACTGGTTGGCCGGTGCAAGGTTTCGGCGATCATCGGGTAAGTGAAGCCATTTACCTCGCCGACCCCGATGGCAATGGCATCGAAATTTACGCCGATCGGCCGCGGTCAACCTGGCCTATCCAAAACGGGCAAGTACAAATGACCACGGAGCCAGTAGATATAGAAGGTTTGTTACGGGAAATACCTGTACCGGATAAACCCTGGTCGGGTATAGCGGCAGAAACGGGTATTGGTCACATTCATTTGCAGGTGAGTAATTTAAATCAGGCGCGGCAATTTTACCACCAATTATTAGGATTTGCTATCATGCAGGAGTCGTACCCGGGAGCTTTATTTGTAGCGGCTGGCGGCTATCACCACCATATTGGTTTAAATACCTGGCGTAGCCGCAATGCCGCTTCCCGCAACCCGGCAGCTACTGGCTTAGCTTCTTTTGTTATAAAAGTACCCGATGCTTCGGTTCTTACCGAACTCACTACCCATATGCAGCAAGCTTCCTTTCACCCCCAACTAATAACAGAAAATAGCATTCAGGTGCAGGACAAAGATGGCATTACCCTAATTTTAACGGCCTGA
- a CDS encoding PadR family transcriptional regulator translates to MYSKDLVKGTLQPIILKLLEENRRMYGYEITQKVKELTQGKIEITEGALYPSLHKLEADGILQTEEEYIGKRLRKYYSLTQKGDSVVAHKVKELTDFIATMNILLKPKTTGQ, encoded by the coding sequence ATGTATTCAAAAGATTTAGTGAAAGGCACCCTGCAACCTATTATTCTCAAACTATTGGAAGAAAATAGAAGAATGTACGGCTATGAAATTACCCAGAAAGTCAAAGAACTGACCCAGGGAAAGATAGAGATCACGGAAGGAGCTTTGTATCCCAGCCTGCACAAACTAGAGGCCGATGGAATATTGCAGACCGAGGAAGAATATATTGGCAAAAGATTGCGTAAATATTATTCCTTAACCCAGAAAGGTGATTCGGTTGTGGCTCATAAAGTAAAAGAACTCACTGACTTTATCGCCACCATGAATATCCTTTTAAAACCTAAAACAACCGGGCAATGA
- a CDS encoding GldL-related protein, which translates to MKLTKDQILFIEQDIRERGITMEKLADSLLDHICCSIESGPESDFATAYAHSLTSFGKEGIQKIQQEIKLQLLFKKEIMMKKMMYVFGYIAASLVTTGLLFKLNHWPGATILLVLGIALLNLGFLPLYFYERYKMATS; encoded by the coding sequence ATGAAATTAACGAAAGACCAAATACTATTCATTGAACAAGACATTCGGGAAAGAGGAATAACTATGGAAAAACTAGCGGACAGTTTGCTCGACCATATCTGCTGTTCCATTGAGAGTGGCCCGGAAAGTGACTTTGCCACCGCCTATGCCCACTCCTTAACCTCCTTTGGAAAAGAAGGTATCCAGAAAATCCAACAGGAGATCAAGCTTCAGTTACTATTTAAAAAAGAAATAATGATGAAAAAGATGATGTATGTATTCGGATATATTGCCGCTTCTCTAGTCACTACCGGATTATTGTTCAAGTTGAACCACTGGCCTGGCGCCACCATCCTGCTGGTGCTGGGAATTGCCTTGCTGAACCTGGGGTTTTTACCACTGTACTTCTACGAACGCTACAAAATGGCCACCAGCTAA
- a CDS encoding alpha/beta hydrolase, producing MKQQVLFIQGGGDEGYEEDALLVVSLQTALGATYQVHYPRMPSNKALPDFGWLQQIHQEIMLLPNQIILVAHSLGASMLLKYLSEKQAPKNIAGIFLLATPFWSGDENWVQGLKLPDDFPGKLPDKITAFLYHCRDDDVVPFEQLARYQQLLPQAAARSIESGGHQFNHDLSRVAADIKSL from the coding sequence ATGAAGCAACAGGTACTATTTATTCAAGGTGGCGGGGACGAAGGATATGAAGAAGATGCCCTGTTAGTAGTGTCTTTACAAACAGCATTGGGAGCAACTTACCAGGTGCACTATCCGCGGATGCCCTCCAATAAAGCGTTACCAGATTTTGGTTGGCTACAGCAAATCCATCAGGAAATAATGCTTTTACCGAACCAAATTATTCTGGTGGCGCACTCGCTGGGCGCTTCCATGCTCCTCAAATACTTGTCTGAAAAACAAGCTCCTAAAAACATTGCCGGGATTTTTCTTTTGGCCACTCCTTTTTGGAGCGGAGATGAAAATTGGGTGCAGGGCTTAAAACTACCAGATGATTTTCCCGGTAAACTACCAGATAAAATAACCGCTTTTCTTTACCATTGCCGGGATGACGATGTGGTTCCCTTTGAGCAGCTAGCCCGCTACCAGCAGCTTTTGCCGCAGGCGGCGGCGCGTTCCATTGAAAGTGGCGGGCATCAGTTTAATCATGATTTGTCGCGGGTAGCGGCTGATATTAAATCATTATAA
- a CDS encoding antibiotic biosynthesis monooxygenase: MKYVLIIHEVKNYQEWKKIFDDASVIRKEAGEISYQVLKYDNNAEKIVHFSEWNSLDNAKQFFESPKLVQIRIDAGVQSPDFIYLEEIEKGTL, from the coding sequence ATGAAATACGTATTAATCATCCACGAAGTAAAAAACTATCAAGAATGGAAAAAAATATTTGATGACGCCTCTGTTATCAGAAAAGAGGCAGGTGAAATTTCTTATCAGGTTTTGAAATATGATAATAATGCAGAAAAAATTGTACACTTTTCAGAGTGGAATTCTTTGGATAATGCCAAACAATTTTTTGAATCACCAAAATTGGTGCAAATAAGAATAGACGCAGGCGTGCAATCACCCGATTTTATTTATTTGGAAGAAATTGAAAAAGGGACGTTATAG
- a CDS encoding GreA/GreB family elongation factor, with protein sequence MDSIYLTEEDYRQLIKLTQVKKHQQDFSPSINRLKQELKRALVQPVETIPPEIVTMNSRVRVIELKSSSEMTITIVYPEQADFNAGKISILSPLGTAILGRREGDEVIWTAPYCKFIYRIEEVLYQPEAAGLLT encoded by the coding sequence ATGGATTCTATATATTTAACAGAAGAAGATTATCGGCAATTAATTAAACTGACTCAGGTGAAAAAGCACCAACAGGATTTTTCACCCTCTATTAATCGGTTAAAACAAGAATTAAAGCGTGCGCTGGTTCAGCCAGTTGAAACCATTCCACCAGAAATTGTAACGATGAACTCGCGGGTGCGGGTAATAGAGCTAAAAAGTAGCAGTGAAATGACAATAACCATTGTTTATCCGGAGCAGGCTGATTTTAATGCTGGTAAAATATCAATTCTTTCTCCCTTAGGTACGGCTATTTTAGGCCGTCGGGAAGGCGATGAAGTAATATGGACAGCACCCTATTGCAAATTTATTTACCGGATTGAAGAAGTACTGTATCAACCGGAAGCAGCTGGCTTGCTCACCTGA
- a CDS encoding calcium:proton antiporter, whose amino-acid sequence MNIKGSLPLWAIIAPIFAWLAYAGIALEWGAIYTVILAIALVGGVLAAVYHAEVVAHRVGEPFGTLVLAIAVTFIEVSLIVSLMLAGGPETTALARDTVFAAVMIILTGIVGLCLLSGGARFKEQVFGVQGVSAALVTLMAILTLTLILPNYTTSIAGPVFNYLQQGFIAIVSLILYGTFVLVQTVRHRDFFLPPDAASDEDAHAAPPTNKVAAISFTFLIACLGAVVLLAKALAPTIEAGVVSIGAPNSLVGVIIAGVVLLPEALAAWRAAKNNRLQTSLNLALGSALASIGLTIPAVAVLSAFTGLTITLGIDVKSTVLLFLSLFTIIISLSTGRTNILHGIVLLVIFAVYLFTTIVP is encoded by the coding sequence GAGCCATTTATACTGTAATTCTTGCTATAGCTTTAGTGGGAGGCGTATTAGCAGCCGTGTATCATGCAGAAGTAGTGGCGCACCGGGTAGGTGAACCTTTTGGTACCTTAGTACTTGCTATTGCGGTTACCTTTATCGAAGTATCCCTAATTGTTTCTTTAATGCTGGCAGGTGGCCCCGAAACTACCGCTCTTGCCCGAGACACGGTATTTGCTGCTGTTATGATTATTCTGACCGGAATTGTTGGTTTATGCCTGTTATCAGGAGGAGCGCGGTTTAAGGAACAGGTATTTGGCGTGCAGGGGGTAAGTGCCGCGCTGGTTACGTTAATGGCTATTTTAACTCTAACCTTAATTTTGCCTAATTACACTACCAGTATTGCTGGTCCGGTATTCAATTACCTGCAACAAGGATTCATTGCAATAGTTTCTTTGATTCTGTACGGCACTTTTGTGCTTGTGCAAACCGTCAGGCACCGAGATTTCTTTTTGCCGCCGGATGCGGCCAGTGACGAAGACGCTCACGCGGCTCCTCCAACTAATAAAGTTGCTGCTATAAGTTTTACATTTCTAATAGCTTGTTTAGGTGCAGTGGTATTACTCGCAAAAGCATTGGCTCCCACTATCGAAGCAGGGGTTGTTAGTATTGGGGCACCTAATTCTTTGGTGGGTGTTATAATAGCAGGGGTAGTATTATTGCCCGAAGCTTTGGCCGCTTGGCGGGCAGCCAAGAATAATCGTTTGCAAACGAGCCTTAACTTAGCCCTTGGCTCAGCCTTAGCCAGCATTGGACTAACTATTCCGGCGGTAGCGGTTCTATCAGCATTTACGGGCTTAACTATTACCTTGGGCATCGACGTGAAATCAACGGTACTCTTATTTCTCTCCTTATTTACTATTATTATATCGCTTTCTACTGGACGCACTAATATTTTGCATGGTATTGTGCTTTTAGTCATTTTTGCGGTCTACCTGTTTACCACTATTGTTCCTTAA